In Streptomyces sp. NBC_00414, a single window of DNA contains:
- a CDS encoding SDR family NAD(P)-dependent oxidoreductase, with amino-acid sequence MHTNSWTADELPNLTGRTVVITGAGRGLGLIAARELAQAGARVVPAVRDTDKARRAVADLPGTFDIRPLDVSDLTSVRAFADSWSGDIDILINNAGVMDIPAARTADGLDLQTATNYTGPFLLTTLLLRHITDRVVHVTSELHKQGRIDLDDLDWRTRKHNGMQAYQASKLAVVLFSLELQRRLTATGSPVRSVLASPGIARTSLAAQSRSNVINRFTFLTNAPERGALSLLYAATQDVPGNAYVGPDGVGGFRGSPALRKPGRAGLDPALAGRLWDATADLVGAGAR; translated from the coding sequence ATGCACACGAACAGTTGGACGGCGGACGAGCTCCCGAACCTCACCGGCCGTACGGTCGTCATCACCGGCGCAGGCCGTGGCCTCGGCCTGATCGCGGCACGCGAACTCGCTCAGGCCGGTGCCCGCGTCGTGCCGGCGGTACGCGACACGGACAAGGCCCGCCGTGCCGTCGCCGATCTGCCCGGCACCTTCGACATCCGGCCGCTCGACGTGTCGGACCTGACCTCGGTACGCGCCTTCGCCGACTCCTGGTCCGGCGACATCGATATCCTGATCAACAACGCCGGTGTGATGGACATCCCCGCCGCCCGGACCGCCGACGGCCTCGACCTGCAGACCGCCACCAACTACACCGGCCCCTTCCTGCTGACCACCCTGCTGCTCCGGCACATCACCGACCGGGTGGTGCACGTCACCAGCGAACTGCACAAGCAGGGCAGGATCGACCTGGACGACCTCGACTGGCGGACGCGCAAGCACAACGGGATGCAGGCCTACCAGGCGTCGAAGCTCGCAGTCGTCCTGTTCTCGCTGGAACTCCAGCGTCGTCTGACGGCCACCGGCAGCCCCGTGCGGTCCGTGCTCGCCAGCCCCGGCATCGCCCGTACCTCCCTGGCGGCCCAGTCCAGGTCGAACGTCATCAACCGGTTCACGTTCCTCACCAACGCTCCCGAGCGCGGAGCACTGTCGCTGCTCTACGCCGCGACCCAGGACGTACCCGGCAACGCCTACGTGGGACCCGACGGCGTGGGCGGCTTCCGGGGCTCCCCGGCCCTGCGCAAGCCGGGCAGGGCCGGCCTCGACCCGGCCCTGGCCGGCCGGCTGTGGGACGCCACCGCCGACCTCGTAGGGGCGGGCGCCCGATGA
- a CDS encoding thiamine pyrophosphate-binding protein, whose protein sequence is MTAVTAAEALVAQLESYGVEYVFGTCGHTNIALLDALGPSPIHFVIARHEQAAAHAADGYARASGKPGVLLTHVGPGMMNAVTGVATAALDSIPLIVISGDIPSYYAGRHPHQEVNLHADADQTAIYRPITKRAWHVHRVQDLARTTERAFWTATSGRPGAVLVNIPMDLFNRQVEEYADAYPLPKGAALPGLDRDTAERIARTLLAAERPLIYFGGGLRKPAARQALSVLAEHLDIPLAHSLMGKGVLPDSHPLLLGMPGFWGLETTHAYTRGADVVLALATRFAETDASSWDPAYTWTFGDRHGPPGDTHAPPSRLIQIDIDPTEIGRNYPVEIGAVADVGDAVRAIGEAVRATRPEPVVREGLRETVAAARRAVFDTAREDGRSDNFPLRPQRILADLRDALPDDAVLVTDVGWNKNGVAQCYELPDGGRFITPGGASTMGFGPAAAVGVQLARPDRVVVALIGDGGMSAQLPAVPMAVEQGLPVIFVVMNNRAHGTIADLQASSFGRSYGCEFTDAEGRPYSPDFAAFGQSCGADGYTVGAPADLAKALADAVARRRPAVIDVPMVNEPVPTPGHWNIKDIYRGSFAD, encoded by the coding sequence ATGACCGCCGTGACCGCCGCCGAAGCTTTGGTCGCCCAGCTGGAGTCGTACGGCGTCGAGTACGTCTTCGGCACCTGCGGCCACACCAACATCGCCCTGCTGGACGCGCTCGGCCCCAGCCCGATCCACTTCGTGATCGCCCGCCACGAGCAGGCCGCCGCGCACGCCGCCGACGGTTACGCCCGAGCCTCCGGGAAACCGGGCGTCCTGCTCACCCACGTCGGCCCCGGCATGATGAACGCGGTCACCGGAGTGGCCACCGCCGCCCTCGACTCGATCCCGCTGATCGTCATCTCCGGCGACATCCCCTCCTACTACGCCGGCCGCCACCCGCACCAGGAGGTCAACCTCCACGCGGACGCCGACCAGACGGCCATCTACCGGCCCATCACCAAGCGCGCCTGGCATGTGCACCGCGTCCAGGATCTGGCCCGTACGACCGAGCGCGCCTTCTGGACCGCGACCTCCGGGCGGCCCGGCGCCGTCCTCGTCAACATCCCGATGGACCTGTTCAACCGGCAGGTCGAGGAGTACGCCGACGCGTACCCGCTGCCCAAGGGCGCCGCGCTCCCCGGTCTCGACCGGGACACCGCCGAGCGCATCGCCCGCACACTGCTGGCCGCCGAACGCCCGCTGATCTACTTCGGCGGCGGACTGCGCAAACCGGCCGCCCGCCAGGCCCTTTCCGTCCTCGCCGAGCACCTCGACATCCCGCTCGCGCACTCACTGATGGGCAAGGGTGTCCTGCCCGACAGCCACCCGCTGCTTCTCGGTATGCCCGGCTTCTGGGGGCTGGAGACCACCCACGCGTACACCAGGGGCGCCGATGTGGTCCTCGCGCTGGCCACCCGGTTCGCGGAGACCGACGCCAGCTCGTGGGACCCGGCGTACACCTGGACCTTCGGTGACAGGCACGGACCGCCCGGTGACACGCACGCCCCGCCCAGCAGGCTCATCCAGATCGACATCGACCCGACCGAGATCGGCCGCAACTATCCCGTCGAGATCGGCGCCGTCGCGGATGTCGGGGACGCGGTACGGGCCATCGGCGAGGCCGTACGGGCCACCAGGCCCGAGCCCGTCGTGAGAGAGGGGCTGCGCGAGACCGTCGCCGCCGCCCGGCGGGCCGTCTTCGACACCGCCCGCGAGGACGGCCGCAGCGACAACTTCCCCCTGCGGCCCCAGCGCATCCTCGCCGATCTGCGCGACGCGCTGCCCGACGACGCCGTGCTCGTCACCGACGTCGGCTGGAACAAGAACGGCGTGGCCCAGTGCTACGAACTCCCCGACGGCGGGCGCTTCATCACCCCCGGCGGAGCCTCGACCATGGGCTTCGGCCCGGCCGCCGCGGTCGGGGTGCAACTGGCCCGGCCGGACCGCGTGGTGGTCGCACTCATCGGCGACGGCGGGATGAGCGCGCAGCTGCCCGCGGTGCCGATGGCCGTCGAACAGGGCCTGCCCGTCATCTTCGTGGTGATGAACAACCGGGCCCACGGCACCATCGCCGACCTCCAGGCCTCGTCGTTCGGCCGGTCCTACGGCTGCGAGTTCACCGACGCCGAAGGCCGGCCCTACAGCCCGGACTTCGCGGCCTTCGGGCAGTCCTGCGGCGCCGACGGATACACCGTCGGCGCTCCCGCCGACCTGGCCAAGGCCCTCGCCGACGCGGTCGCCCGGCGACGGCCCGCCGTCATCGACGTACCGATGGTCAACGAACCCGTGCCGACGCCGGGCCACTGGAACATCAAGGACATCTACCGCGGGTCCTTCGCCGACTGA
- a CDS encoding branched-chain amino acid ABC transporter permease yields MQETLQTLVGGLSLGAVYALVAMGFSLVYRTMGLVNFAHADIAMIGAYAASTFYLTSKLPFAVAMVVAIAVTAAIGLVIERVLRPLENKDFDLMLIGTIGFGIVLQAVAILIWGTTGRAVRSPVRSAPLDLFGVRVRTYDLLVMAVAALAVLGLAWFLARTKRGAAMQAVAMDHEAATAVGIDVGRSNALAFSIGAGLAALAGGLVGPMLYVDASLGGALGIKGFAAAMLGGFGSIPGAVVGGLAIGVLDSYAAGHFQGYSVLVTFLVFTAAIMIRPMGVFGERTVSRA; encoded by the coding sequence GTGCAGGAGACACTGCAGACACTCGTCGGAGGCCTGAGCCTCGGAGCGGTCTACGCCCTGGTCGCGATGGGATTCTCCCTGGTCTACCGGACCATGGGCCTGGTCAACTTCGCCCACGCCGACATCGCCATGATCGGCGCCTACGCGGCCTCCACCTTCTACCTGACCTCCAAGCTGCCCTTCGCCGTCGCCATGGTCGTAGCCATCGCGGTCACCGCCGCCATCGGCCTGGTCATCGAACGGGTGCTGCGGCCCCTGGAGAACAAGGACTTCGACCTGATGCTGATCGGCACGATCGGCTTCGGCATCGTCCTCCAGGCCGTCGCCATCCTGATCTGGGGCACCACCGGGCGGGCGGTCCGCTCACCCGTCCGGTCCGCCCCGCTCGACCTGTTCGGGGTGCGCGTGCGCACGTACGACCTGCTGGTGATGGCCGTCGCGGCCCTCGCCGTGCTCGGCCTCGCCTGGTTCCTCGCGCGCACCAAGCGCGGCGCGGCCATGCAGGCCGTCGCCATGGACCACGAGGCGGCCACCGCCGTCGGCATCGACGTCGGCCGCAGCAACGCGCTGGCCTTCTCCATCGGCGCTGGCCTCGCCGCCCTGGCGGGAGGTCTCGTCGGACCGATGCTGTACGTCGACGCCTCGCTCGGCGGCGCCCTCGGCATCAAGGGCTTCGCCGCCGCGATGCTCGGCGGCTTCGGCTCCATCCCCGGCGCCGTCGTCGGCGGCCTCGCGATCGGTGTCCTGGACTCCTACGCGGCCGGCCACTTCCAGGGCTACTCGGTGCTCGTGACCTTCCTGGTCTTCACCGCCGCCATCATGATCCGCCCGATGGGCGTCTTCGGGGAGAGGACGGTGAGCCGCGCGTGA
- a CDS encoding aldehyde dehydrogenase family protein, with translation MLDSLLKAGLDAAVAEAPPYVAGQWGGSGPASTRTGPYLRRVVSRTATATGDEIFRALAFARSSARTVAGLAPALRADVLDRASRAASAHREGLARLLALELGKPVKDGLGEIDRVADTFAVCAAEARRIGGETLPVAGWARGVGNTAFTYRAPAGVALAITPFNAPANLLAHKLGASFAAGNTTLVKAPPQAPASSAAIVALLLEAGMPPQGVQLLHGGGEVGALLCAADEVAVISFTGGAATGRAVARAAGPKRLVLELGGNAATIVCEDADIGQAARECARTGYSNSGQSCISVQRVYVHRSRYDAFLDAFTAAVDTLKVGDPLDPATDVGSMVDEEAAERVVRWSAEAVASGARVLRGGTRDGATAAPTVVADPAPDSSVVVDEVFGALVAVLPYDDFGAVVDTCNAGRYGLQAGLFTRDLGRVITAWRELETGALIVGGSSNHRLDHIPFGGVKDSGFGRETPRSMIDDYTVVKTLMLRGLSVWGDANSLDTPSSDAPPSDTTATDGEADA, from the coding sequence ATGCTCGATTCCCTTCTCAAGGCCGGCCTGGACGCGGCGGTGGCCGAAGCGCCGCCCTACGTCGCCGGCCAATGGGGTGGCAGCGGACCGGCATCGACCCGAACAGGCCCGTATCTGCGCCGAGTCGTCAGCCGGACAGCCACCGCGACCGGGGACGAGATCTTCCGCGCCCTCGCCTTCGCCCGCTCCTCGGCCCGCACGGTCGCCGGGCTCGCCCCCGCACTGCGCGCCGACGTCCTGGACCGAGCATCCCGCGCCGCCTCCGCCCACCGCGAGGGGCTGGCCCGCCTCCTCGCCCTGGAACTGGGCAAACCGGTCAAGGACGGGCTCGGCGAGATCGACCGGGTCGCGGACACCTTCGCCGTGTGCGCGGCGGAGGCACGCCGCATCGGCGGCGAGACCCTGCCCGTCGCGGGCTGGGCCCGCGGCGTCGGCAACACCGCCTTCACCTATCGCGCACCGGCCGGGGTCGCCCTCGCCATCACCCCCTTCAACGCTCCCGCGAACCTCCTCGCCCACAAACTCGGCGCCTCCTTCGCCGCGGGCAACACCACACTCGTCAAGGCCCCACCCCAGGCACCGGCCTCCAGCGCGGCGATCGTGGCACTCCTCCTGGAAGCCGGAATGCCCCCGCAGGGCGTGCAGTTGCTGCACGGCGGCGGCGAGGTGGGCGCACTGCTGTGCGCGGCCGACGAGGTGGCCGTCATCAGCTTCACCGGCGGCGCGGCGACCGGCCGGGCCGTCGCCCGTGCGGCCGGACCCAAACGCCTGGTCCTCGAACTGGGCGGCAACGCCGCCACGATCGTCTGCGAGGACGCCGACATCGGGCAGGCCGCGAGGGAATGCGCCCGCACCGGATACAGCAACTCCGGCCAGAGCTGCATCTCCGTCCAGCGCGTCTACGTCCACCGCTCCCGCTACGACGCCTTCCTCGACGCCTTCACCGCCGCCGTCGACACCCTCAAGGTCGGCGACCCGCTCGACCCGGCCACCGACGTGGGCTCGATGGTCGACGAGGAGGCCGCCGAACGCGTGGTCCGCTGGTCGGCCGAGGCCGTCGCCTCCGGCGCCCGCGTGCTGCGCGGCGGCACCCGCGACGGCGCCACCGCGGCGCCCACCGTCGTGGCGGACCCCGCACCGGACTCCTCGGTCGTGGTCGACGAGGTCTTCGGGGCGCTGGTCGCGGTGCTCCCGTACGACGACTTCGGCGCGGTCGTCGACACGTGCAACGCCGGCCGCTACGGCCTGCAGGCAGGGCTGTTCACCCGTGATCTGGGCCGCGTCATTACGGCCTGGCGCGAACTGGAGACCGGTGCGCTGATCGTCGGCGGCAGCTCCAATCACCGCCTCGACCACATCCCCTTCGGCGGGGTCAAGGACTCCGGCTTCGGCCGCGAGACACCCCGCTCGATGATCGACGACTACACGGTCGTCAAGACCCTCATGCTCCGCGGCCTGTCCGTCTGGGGCGACGCGAACTCCCTCGACACGCCCTCATCCGATGCGCCCCCATCCGATACGACCGCCACCGACGGGGAGGCCGACGCATGA
- a CDS encoding helix-turn-helix transcriptional regulator encodes MDQTFDRSSLGAFLRTRRTALQPEDVGLRRGQRRRAPGLRREEVAELCTMSADYFARLERGDGPQPSEQMIAAIARGLRLTPDERDHLFLLAGYRTARRDARVHHVSPGLMRVMDGLAGTTAQVMGPLGETLLQTPSAVALLGHQTQYTGNDRSATYRWFTDPVARERYHPEEYGKNSRTNVALLRATVTRDGPGSPAADLADILLSASDEFARLWERHEVGLRWSDTKRFVHPQVGELDLYCQLLLEPDQGQSLLIFTATPGTESHEKLALLTVLGTDRFAAGTE; translated from the coding sequence ATGGACCAAACGTTCGACCGATCGTCCCTGGGCGCCTTCCTGCGCACCCGGCGTACGGCGCTGCAGCCCGAGGACGTCGGGCTGCGCCGCGGGCAACGCCGGCGCGCCCCTGGCCTGCGCCGCGAGGAGGTGGCGGAGCTGTGCACCATGTCCGCCGACTACTTCGCCCGGCTGGAGCGCGGCGACGGACCGCAGCCGTCGGAGCAGATGATCGCGGCCATCGCCCGCGGCCTGCGGCTGACCCCGGACGAACGTGATCACCTGTTCCTGCTCGCCGGCTACCGCACCGCCCGCCGTGACGCGCGCGTCCATCATGTGAGCCCCGGGCTGATGCGGGTCATGGACGGCTTGGCCGGCACCACCGCCCAGGTCATGGGCCCGCTGGGCGAGACCTTGCTGCAGACACCGTCCGCGGTGGCACTGCTCGGCCACCAGACCCAGTACACGGGCAACGACCGCAGCGCGACGTACCGGTGGTTCACCGATCCGGTCGCCCGTGAGCGCTACCACCCCGAGGAGTACGGCAAGAACAGCCGGACCAATGTCGCGCTGCTGCGCGCGACCGTCACCCGGGACGGGCCCGGCTCCCCCGCGGCGGACCTGGCGGACATCCTGCTGAGCGCCAGCGACGAGTTCGCCCGGTTGTGGGAGCGCCACGAGGTGGGCCTGCGGTGGAGCGACACCAAACGGTTCGTCCACCCCCAGGTCGGAGAGCTGGACCTCTACTGCCAGCTCCTGCTGGAGCCGGACCAGGGCCAGTCGCTGCTCATATTCACCGCCACGCCGGGTACGGAGAGCCACGAGAAGCTCGCCCTGCTCACCGTGCTGGGCACCGACCGGTTCGCCGCCGGCACCGAGTGA
- a CDS encoding ABC transporter substrate-binding protein, whose translation MTRSRTPRPRADSRPRTAARTAVCTAAALAAALTACSAPGESDDDTKASSGPIKVAVVNAQSGQLSSLGDWEYKGAKLAIDEWNEKGGIDGRKIQVKLFDDQGDPTTGTNIARRLVSEKYIAMIGTAESAVTIAMGPVLQQAKIPNITSGQSDGLVALKSPYLFLNGPTSTTYDSTLAEHLVKDKGYKKIAMITNNGSFGKGEHDAFLKAVKELGVTPSTDQVVTTDQKEFSAALTKIRSTKPEVIFIGSEEVEAGLIVKQARDLGITAPFAGAAPQGTPVFIDTAGKAAVEDTIVSSPYLSNDTSAASKKFAAAYEAAYGKEAELHGAKAYDGANILLTALRTSNGASGEELADAIRDTRYKGLLGDFRYDESGVGITKTTIGVIRDGELVPQR comes from the coding sequence ATGACCCGCAGCAGGACCCCACGGCCACGGGCCGACTCCCGACCGCGTACCGCCGCCCGTACCGCCGTCTGCACGGCCGCCGCACTGGCCGCCGCCCTCACCGCGTGCAGCGCGCCCGGCGAATCGGACGACGACACGAAGGCGTCCTCAGGACCCATCAAGGTCGCCGTCGTCAACGCGCAGAGCGGGCAGCTCAGTTCGCTCGGCGACTGGGAGTACAAGGGCGCCAAACTCGCCATCGACGAGTGGAACGAGAAGGGCGGCATCGACGGCCGCAAGATCCAGGTGAAGCTCTTCGACGACCAGGGCGACCCGACCACCGGCACCAACATCGCCCGCAGGCTCGTGAGCGAGAAGTACATCGCCATGATCGGCACGGCGGAGAGCGCGGTGACCATCGCCATGGGACCGGTGCTCCAGCAGGCGAAGATCCCGAACATCACCTCCGGCCAGTCCGACGGCCTGGTCGCGCTGAAGAGCCCGTACCTCTTCCTCAACGGGCCGACCAGCACCACCTACGACTCGACGCTCGCCGAGCACCTGGTGAAGGACAAGGGCTACAAGAAGATCGCCATGATCACGAACAACGGTTCCTTCGGGAAGGGCGAGCACGACGCGTTCCTGAAGGCCGTGAAGGAACTCGGCGTGACCCCGTCGACCGACCAGGTGGTCACCACCGACCAGAAGGAGTTCAGCGCGGCCCTGACGAAGATCCGGTCCACGAAACCCGAGGTGATCTTCATCGGCTCGGAGGAGGTCGAGGCGGGGCTGATCGTCAAGCAGGCCCGGGACCTGGGCATCACCGCCCCCTTCGCGGGCGCGGCACCCCAGGGCACCCCCGTCTTCATCGACACCGCGGGCAAGGCCGCCGTCGAAGACACCATCGTCAGCTCGCCCTACCTGAGCAACGACACCAGCGCCGCCTCGAAGAAGTTCGCCGCTGCGTACGAGGCCGCGTACGGCAAGGAGGCGGAACTGCACGGGGCCAAGGCCTACGACGGGGCGAACATCCTGCTCACCGCCCTCAGGACCAGCAACGGCGCGAGCGGCGAGGAACTCGCGGACGCCATCCGCGACACCCGGTACAAGGGTCTGCTCGGCGACTTCCGGTACGACGAGTCGGGCGTCGGCATCACGAAGACCACCATCGGCGTCATCCGCGACGGCGAACTCGTCCCGCAGCGATAG
- a CDS encoding ABC transporter permease subunit — protein MKTRIAGLSAPRAGLFAAAAVAAWLLPYGLGSYSIHVVNIALIYALLAIGMGLAMGISGQINLAQVAFFGVGAYTLAILTTESGHGFWAAAALAVLATVATGLFVGIPALRMQSHYLGIVTLGLALGFINWITNASVTGGADGISGIPLPTLPGIDLSSEYLYYYLELVVCALGLGFGLFVVRTHLGRRLRAMRDDSLAAGAMGAQIPLLRMTAFLLASLYGGLAGVLYAGLIRYVAPETFSIGNMFILLAMVIIGGRRSLVGCVVGAVGLTLIREWLSDFSTYAQLGYGVVVVLMVVFAPTGLAGIPFRTREFVNRRRRSRSAAEDRARLRPFQPYEAVEPPANAAGPLLDIRSVTKDFRGLRALDDVSLTVAPGEIRGIVGPNGSGKTTLFNVISGFYRATSGQVWFAGRDTTTARPYTLSLLGVARTFQNLRLFGQLTVRENILVALDRTTTHTIWQYAVWQPGVVRRERQLRRSAQELLERFGLADFAEAAPGSLPYGIQRRIEIARAVAARPRLLLLDEPAAGLNGEEVRQLARIVRSIRDSGTTVVLIEHNMGLVMSLCERVTVLSSGGVIAEGTPAEVVAAPEVIEAYLGDSESADIPRPEQAPTQTPAPSHAPGPAETPASTKGPASAEAPPSADAPASREATR, from the coding sequence GTGAAGACGCGTATCGCAGGGCTTTCGGCGCCTCGTGCCGGACTGTTCGCGGCCGCCGCGGTGGCCGCCTGGCTGCTGCCGTACGGCCTCGGCAGCTACTCCATCCATGTCGTCAACATCGCCCTCATCTACGCCCTGCTGGCCATCGGCATGGGCCTGGCCATGGGCATCTCCGGGCAGATCAACCTCGCCCAGGTCGCCTTCTTCGGCGTAGGCGCGTACACCCTCGCCATCCTGACCACCGAGTCCGGTCACGGCTTCTGGGCGGCGGCCGCCCTCGCGGTGCTCGCGACCGTGGCGACGGGCCTGTTCGTCGGCATCCCCGCCCTGCGCATGCAGTCCCACTACCTGGGCATCGTCACCCTCGGCCTGGCGCTCGGCTTCATCAACTGGATCACCAACGCCTCCGTCACCGGGGGAGCCGACGGCATCTCCGGAATCCCGCTGCCCACCCTGCCCGGCATCGACCTCTCCAGCGAATACCTCTACTACTACCTGGAGTTGGTGGTCTGCGCGCTCGGCCTCGGCTTCGGACTCTTCGTCGTCCGTACGCACCTGGGGCGACGCCTGCGCGCGATGCGCGACGACTCCCTGGCCGCGGGCGCGATGGGCGCGCAGATCCCCCTGCTGCGCATGACCGCGTTCCTGCTCGCCAGCCTGTACGGCGGCCTGGCCGGAGTGCTGTACGCGGGCCTCATCCGCTATGTCGCCCCGGAGACCTTCTCCATCGGCAACATGTTCATCCTGCTCGCCATGGTCATCATCGGCGGCCGGCGTTCCCTCGTCGGCTGTGTGGTGGGTGCGGTCGGCCTGACCCTGATCCGCGAGTGGCTCTCCGACTTCTCGACCTACGCACAGCTCGGATACGGCGTGGTGGTCGTCCTCATGGTCGTCTTCGCACCGACCGGACTCGCCGGAATCCCCTTCCGCACAAGGGAGTTCGTGAACCGGCGACGACGAAGCCGCAGTGCGGCGGAAGACCGTGCCCGGCTGCGTCCCTTCCAGCCGTACGAGGCCGTCGAGCCCCCTGCCAACGCTGCCGGGCCCCTGCTCGACATCCGGTCCGTCACCAAGGACTTCCGCGGACTGCGCGCCCTGGACGACGTCTCCCTCACGGTCGCGCCCGGCGAGATCCGCGGCATCGTGGGCCCCAACGGCTCCGGCAAGACCACCCTGTTCAACGTGATCAGCGGCTTCTACCGGGCCACTTCGGGCCAGGTGTGGTTCGCCGGCCGTGACACCACCACCGCCCGCCCCTACACGCTCTCCCTCCTCGGCGTGGCCCGCACCTTCCAGAACCTGCGCCTGTTCGGCCAGTTGACCGTCCGGGAGAACATCCTCGTCGCACTCGACCGCACCACGACACACACCATCTGGCAGTACGCGGTGTGGCAGCCCGGAGTCGTCCGCCGCGAGCGGCAACTGCGCCGCAGCGCCCAGGAACTCCTGGAACGCTTCGGGCTCGCCGACTTCGCCGAGGCCGCGCCCGGATCCCTTCCCTACGGCATCCAGCGGCGCATCGAAATAGCCCGCGCCGTGGCGGCCCGGCCCCGGCTGCTGCTGCTCGACGAACCGGCCGCCGGGCTGAACGGCGAAGAGGTGCGGCAACTCGCCCGCATCGTGCGGTCCATCCGAGACAGCGGCACCACGGTCGTCCTCATCGAACACAACATGGGCCTGGTCATGTCGCTGTGCGAGCGCGTCACCGTGCTCTCCAGCGGCGGGGTCATCGCCGAGGGCACGCCCGCCGAGGTGGTGGCCGCTCCCGAGGTCATCGAGGCGTATCTCGGGGATTCGGAGTCGGCGGACATCCCGCGCCCGGAGCAGGCCCCGACTCAGACTCCTGCACCGTCCCATGCACCGGGTCCGGCCGAGACCCCTGCTTCGACCAAAGGACCTGCTTCGGCCGAGGCACCCCCTTCAGCCGACGCACCCGCTTCCAGGGAGGCAACCCGGTGA
- a CDS encoding ABC transporter ATP-binding protein, with amino-acid sequence MRTISFRRAATPAFDPGTPATLAVDDLSVHYGGVRAVSSISFSVEPGASVGIIGANGAGKTSTLKALMGLVPRGGGRITLGERDLTRVRARDMVRHGIGYVPEGRHVFPGLSVEKNLLLGAYARRWDDGTRATLAEVHELFPVLGEMGGRLAGALSGGQQQMLSIGRALMAGPRILLLDEPSMGLSPKLVGEILNALKRLREEGLSLLLVEQNAKLTFGATSHCLVMENGSVAMTGTSEELSRDTRVRRIYLGL; translated from the coding sequence GTGAGGACGATCTCCTTCCGGCGGGCGGCCACGCCCGCCTTCGATCCCGGCACCCCGGCCACCCTCGCCGTCGACGACCTGTCCGTCCACTACGGCGGTGTCCGGGCGGTCAGTTCGATCAGTTTCAGCGTGGAGCCCGGTGCGTCGGTGGGCATCATCGGCGCCAACGGCGCGGGCAAGACCTCCACCCTCAAGGCCCTGATGGGTCTGGTCCCGCGGGGCGGCGGACGCATCACGCTGGGGGAGCGCGACCTGACCCGGGTCAGGGCCCGAGACATGGTGCGGCACGGCATCGGCTACGTACCGGAGGGCCGGCACGTGTTCCCCGGCCTGAGCGTGGAGAAGAACCTGCTGCTCGGCGCGTACGCCCGCCGCTGGGACGACGGGACCCGGGCCACGCTGGCCGAGGTGCACGAACTCTTCCCGGTGCTGGGCGAGATGGGCGGGCGACTGGCCGGCGCGCTCTCCGGCGGACAGCAGCAGATGCTGTCCATCGGCCGTGCCCTGATGGCCGGACCGCGCATTCTCCTCCTCGACGAACCGTCCATGGGGCTCTCGCCCAAGCTCGTCGGCGAGATCCTCAACGCGCTGAAGAGACTGCGGGAGGAGGGGCTGAGCCTGCTGCTCGTCGAGCAGAACGCCAAACTCACCTTCGGCGCGACGAGCCACTGCCTGGTCATGGAGAACGGCAGCGTCGCCATGACCGGAACCTCCGAGGAACTCAGCCGGGACACCCGGGTCCGCCGGATCTACCTCGGGCTGTGA